Genomic DNA from Desulfonema ishimotonii:
GGTGGTCTTGTCAAAGGCCCGTTTCGTCCGTTTTCTGGCATTCCCCCAGATTGCGGATTCCCGCTTTTTCTATGCAATCACCTCTATCCGGGCGTCGCCGCCCGGCTCCCGGCTGATGCGGATCTGGGTGGGAATCTCTTCCGCCATTCTTCTGATGTGGGAGATAACGCCCACCACCTTGCCACTGACCCTGATTTTCTTCAGGGTTGCGATGACCCTGTACAGCGTGTCATCGTCCAGATAGCCGAAGCCCTCATCAATAAAAAGTGACCCGATCCGGCGGCTTTCCCCGGCGAGGTCGGAAAGCCCCAGGGCCAGAGCCAGACTGATCAGAAAGCTTTCACCCCCGGAAAGCGTACTCACAGGCCGGGTCTGGCCGCCCTGGGCCGCATCCCTGATGTCCAGCCCCAGCCCCTCCGACTGCCGGACCGCATACCGACCGTTCAGCGACTCAAGATAGCGGTTGCTCTGTTCGATCAGCCGCTCAAAAACCAGTTGCCGCACCTGTGTCTTCATGGCGGATTCATTGCCCGATGCCACCATGCTTCTGGCCGCCTCCAGTTGCTGCCACTCCTTTTCACAGGATTCAAGGGCCGCCCGCTTTTCCTGATGCTCGGTTTTGAGCGCTTCCTGTTGTTGCAGGGACTGGCGAACCGTTGACAGTTCGTCCGCCAGGGTGTCCCGGCGTTTGCGGGCCTCCTGAAGCTCCCAGTCGGGGGCATCCGGTGATTCCGCTTCGGGCGTTCTGGCCTGAGAGGCCTCAAATGCTTCACGGGCTTTTTCCAGACGCACGTTTGCCTGCCGGATGTCCCGTTCTGCCGCCAGACGGGCCGCTTCGATCTCCTGCTGCTGCGGGGCGGGCATCATGTGTTCCCGCACCTCGCCGATGCTGTTGAAACCGGCGCTCAGGGCACGGGCCGCGAGAGTCTTTTCAAGGCGATCCCGTTTCTCTTCCGCCTCCCGGGATGACAGTTCGGCCTGCTGTTTCAGGGCCTGTTTCTGAGACAGGGTTTGCATCCGCTGGGCCTTTTCCGAAGCCATCTCCCGGACGCTGTCGGTTCGGGTCCGGATATCGTCTTCCAGCGCAGCCTTTTCCGCTAGGGGATCACCGTCACCGGATAATGCGCCGCGCTTCTCTTTCAGATCGGTCCGTTCATCCTGAATCTTTTTAATCAGGGGCGCGAGGGTGTCGGTCTGTTCTTTTAACTGCCGGAGTTCTTCCGGCAGATCCGCAGCCCTCTCCTCAAGCGCCCGGACCTCCCGCTCCGAACGATCCCGCCGATCCGCCTGCGCCCCGTATTCTGCCTTCTGATCTGACAGCCGCTGTGTCAGCGCAGCCGTTTCGCCGGATCTGGGAACCGCTTCACCGTATTTCCGAAGCAGCGTCCAGAGCTGTTTTGCCTGTTCGGCCTCTTCGTCCTGAATTGTCCCGATTTCTCCGTCAAGGGCGGACACAACCCCTTTCTGAATGCTGAGTTCATGGGTCAGCCGCTCCAATGCCGCCGTCTTTTCGGACAGTTTGTCGGCCTTCCGCTGAACCGAATGGCGCATCTTCTCTGCCTGACGCTCCCCTTTCCGGACCACCCTGAGCCGGGTTTTCTGACGCCGTATCTCCGATCTGAGGGCCTGTGTGACCTGTTTCAGGCGTTCGGGATTCTCAATGGACAGGCGCTCATCCAGGCGCTCACACAATCGGTCCCATTGTTCACGGAGCGCCGTGTCAACCCGGAGCCGGGAGCGATAGTCGGCCATTTCAGCCATGTGCGCCTCTGTTTCCGATCGGAGGGCCGCCAGCTTTTCTTCCTGATCCGCCAGTGCCCGGCGCGGATCGCCGTCAAAGGGGAGGCCCTGGCGGATAAACGGGTGGTCCGCAGCCCCGCACAGCGGACAGGCCTCACCCGCCCGGAGCTGTTCCCGTTCTGCTGAAAACTTCAGGATCTCCTCATGTCGCCGGACCGTCTCGGCGAGAACCTCCCGGATGTTCTCCGCCTGCTGTGTTCGCTCTTCCAGCCTGCCACAGGCTGCTTCGGCATCCGTCAGCGCCTTTTCGGTCTTCAGGAAATCCTCTCTTTTGCGGGTCACCTGCCGTTCATATTTTTTACGGAGCCTGAGCAGTTGCTTGCAGACGGCCAGCTTCTCCTTTTGCTGCTGCCAGGCTTCTTCGAGCCCCCGGGCCGATCCCTGCTCCAGCAGAGAGGCAACAGCGCCGGCCTTCTCGCGGTTTTGTGCGGAGAGCTGTTCTGTCTTTTCTTTCAGCACCCGCACCCGCCGCTCCGCCTTTGCCACCGCATCCGCCGCCTTCTGTGTTCCGGTCAGGGCGGATTCACGGCGGCGCTGTACGGCGGCCCGCTTTTCGCGGATCTGATTCAGTTGCGCCATGCGGGTGGTGATGTCGGGGAGTTCCGCTTCAAGTTTTTCACATGCTGCATGTTTTTTCAGCCATGCCTCGGTCTCCTCCCGGCGGGAAAGGGCTTCCGAGATGGTCTGCCGGATTTCCGACTGCTGTTGCAAATTTTCATTCTGCTTTCGCTCAGACGCTTCGTATGCTTCGACATTTTCCCGGAACTGACGTTCCTTTTCTTCAATGGCCCGGTCAAGCGCGAGTGCTTCCCCGATCAGGTCTGCCCGGTCGTTCATGGCTGTCTGAGCCGCTTCCAGCGCCGCCCGGTTGGCGCGCTCTTCGGCTTCAATTTCCCGGAGACGGTTTTCAAGGGCCGGTATTTCGGAGCTGAGCGTCTTTACAGTTTCCAGGGCCGCATCCGCAGCCTGTTTCTGTGCATCAAGGTCGTCAATCTCCGCCTGAAGCGGGGCCGCACGCCGCGCCTTTTCAAGCCTGACGAGATCCGGCTGTATCTGCTCCGTCTTCATCTGAGCCTGGGAAAGGGCGATCTGACACGTATCACATGTGTCTTGCAGGTGGGCCTGACGCGCCGCCCGTCTTTTCCGCGCTTCCAGATCAGCGATCAGCCGGTCCGTCTCATCGGATTCCGCTTCGATCCGGTCACAGCGCTCACGGATCTCATCGGTCTGCCGGTCGTTTACGGGGGGCAGGTTTTCAATGGCTTCCCGGAGGCGAAGGCGCTCTTCGCCAGCCGCCTCGGCCCTGCGGAGAATGTCCTGTGAAAATTCCTCACAGATCTCCGGGCCGGTGATATTTTCCAGAATTTCGCCCCGTTCGCTGTCCATTGCGTTTAAAAAGGCGGCAAATTCCCCCTGGGCCAGCATGACAGACCGGCAAAAACGCTTAAAGCCGAGCCGGGTCAGCCGGGTGATTTCTTCCCGGACGCCGCTGATCTTATCCGCCAGAACGGTCCCGTCATCTGCGGTCAGGCACATTTCCGGCGGCCCGGTCCTGCGGACGGACCACCGGGAGCGGTAGCAGGCCCCGTCCACGGAAAAGGCCACCTCGGCAAAGCCGTCCGCAGTGCCCGGCGAGATGACCTGTGTGCGGCCTGTCTTCTGCCGGGCGGTTTTTCCGTAAAGCGCCAGGGTGATGGCGTCCAGAATGGTGGTTTTGCCTGCGCCGTTCGGCCCGGTAATGGCAAAGATCCCCGCATCCGCAAGCGGAGACCGGTCAAAATGAATTTCCCATTCACCTCGCAGCGTGTTGATGTTTTCAAACCGGACGCTCAGTATCTTCATCTTTCTCCTCTGCCCTGCCATTATGATGTCAGTAAAATTGGGAAGAGAGACTATAACAGAACCGGGGACGCAATTCAAGATGTCTCAGCCGCAGATTTGCTTTATTTCAGGGCCTTAGAACATATCTGCGGCGCCCGGCCCTCAGCTGCCGCGACGGGATTTGCCGCCTGTGCCGGTCCGCAGGCCGCGCCGGAAAAATCTCCGGCTTGACACGTCCTGCCGGTTTCCCTATTATTCCTCTGAAAATTACAGGGAATCAGGATTTTATTGCCCGAAATCTGATCCGCAGGTTTGCGGGCGTGATTGATTTGAAAAAAGGATACGTCGTTACAAATGGAAATTTCAGCACTTGAGGCAATTTCACCGGTAGATGGCCGTTACCGGCGGGCTACTGAGAAATTAGGCAATTACTTTTCCGAGGGCGCGCTGATCCGGTATCGCGTGCAGGTGGAAATCGAGTATTTTATCGCCCTGTGTGAGCTGCCGCTGCCGCAGCTGACCGCATTTGACGCAACCCGTTTCGGGGCGCTCCGGGCTGTTTACAGAGAATTTACCCCGGAAGACGGCGCCAAGATCAAGGGCATCGAGAAGATCACCAACCACGATGTCAAGGCGGTGGAATATTTCATCAAGGAGAAATTCGACGCCCTGGGGTTGGCGGATTACAAGGAGTTTATCCACTTCGGACTCACCTCCCAGGATGTGAACAACACGGCTGTGCCCCTCTCCCTGAAAGATGCCTGGCAGGACGTTCTGGAACCCGCGCTGGGCGATGTGATCGCCCAGATCACCGAAAAGGCACAGGCCTGGAAGGCGATTCCCATGCTGGCCCGGACCCACGGCCAGCCGGCATCGCCCACCAGTCTGGGGAAAGAGATCTATGTGTTCGCCGACCGGCTCAGCCGCCAGATGGAACTCATCCGAACCGTCCCGTTCTCCGCCAAATTCGGGGGGGCCACCGGCAATTTCAACGCCCACCATGTGGCCTATCCCGACACAGACTGGATCGCCTTCGGGGAGCGGCTGGTCAACGATGTTCTCGGCCTGAGCCGCTCCAAAGTGACCACGCAGATTGAACATTATGACAACCTGGGGGCCTTTTTCGACAACCTGAAGCGGATCAACACCATTCTGATCGACATGAACCGGGATATCTGGGCCTACATCTCGATGGAGTACTTCAAACAGAAGATCAAAGCCGGAGAAGTCGGCTCATCCGCCATGCCCCACAAGGTCAATCCCATTGATTTTGAAAACGCCGAGGGCAACCTGGGCATTGCCAATGCGATTTTCGAACATCTTTCCGCCAAGCTGCCCATTTCCCGCCTGCAACGGGATCTGACCGACTCCACGGTGATCCGGAACATCGGCGTGCCCATTGCCCACACAATGATCGCCCTCGGATCGCTTCGGCGGGGGCTGAGCAAGCTGATCCTCAACGAGGCAAAGCTCCGGGCTGATTTGCAGGACAACTGGGCCGTGGTGGCCGAGGCGATTCAGACGATTCTGCGGCGGGAGGGCTATCCCAACCCCTACGAGGCGCTCAGAGACCTGACCCGGACCAATGCCCGGATGGATCAGCAGGTCATTGCCGATTTTATCCGAACCCTGAATGTTTCAGAGGCAGTCAGATCGGAGCTGCTGAACATTACGCCTGAAACCTACACCGGTATTTACAGCTTCTGATCCCGGTCCGTCTCACATCCTCACCCACCTCAGCAGACAGGCTGCCGTCCCGCGTTGACAGGGCAGACACATTCGGATTTTTGAAATTTTCGCCGGAGTGCATGAGCGACGCTCATGCACTCCCCGCATACGGATCTGGTCTGAAAATTATACCAGTATCAGATACGGTTGTCCTGTCCGATTCAACGGGATCTGCTGAGGTTCCCGGGAAACTATCGTCCTTAATTCAGGGGGGATCGCGATGAGTGGATTTTATAACCGCATAGCCGTCAGGCGGCGGATATGTCGCTTTGTACTCGGGCTGCTGGCGATGCTTCTGCTGGCCGGATGCTTCGGCAAAACGTCAATCCCCTGCCGGAGCCTGGGCAAATCCCTGCTTTACGGTGATTTGCCCCGTTCTGTGGCGGTGCTGCCCTTTAACAACCATACCGATACAGAGGGGATTTCCGAACGGGTGCGGACCAGTTTTTACAGCCACCTGAGCACACTGCCCTACCGGGACGTCGAATTTCGGATCGTGGATGAAAAGCTCCGGGAGTACGGTATCCGAACCCAGTCGGCCCTTTACAAGGTTCCGGTCACCCGTCTGGGCCGTATTCTGGGCTGCGATGCGCTGGTGTACGGGGATGTGACCGAATTTCAGCGGATATTTGCCGGTATTTACTCCTCCATGAACGTCGGAGCTGCCATCCAGATATGGGACACGCGGACGGGGCGCAAGCTGTGGACAGATGAATATGTGATCCGCAACCATGAGGGTGGCGTCCCCCTGACCCTGGTGGATCTGCCCCTGATCACTGTCCGTTCGGGAATGAACCTGCGGCAGGCCGCCAAGATCCGTGCCATAGATGATCTGGCCCGCCAACTGGTGGCGCGTATCCCCAAGCCCCGTGCTGTCCGCTATTCAGAGACAAATATCTATGAATATGAGTTGCAGGTGGGCGCATTTTTTGAGCCGAACCGGGCCCTTCGGTTTCAGAATACGCTCAGACATAAGGGCTATCCCGCATTTATCCGCAAAAATACCGACGCGGGGGGCGGGGTGTGGCACCGGGTGCTGCTGGGGCCGTATAAAAACCGTGAAAAGGCGCTTCAGGTGAAGAAAAAAATATTTCAGGATTTCGGTGCAAACTGCCTTATCTCGCGTGGAAATACCTGATATGTGCGGCCTCTCTTTTTTTCTTGCATTTCTTAAAAACTTGGATTATAGACAATCTTCACCTTGAAGCTGTGTCCGGTTATGCTGTTGTATGGTGCGAAACCGCAGGGCACAGGTGAGAATGAGATCCTGCCCGGATGATGGAATAGGTAGACATACGAGACTTAAAATCTCGGGGGGCTGTGCCCCGTGCGAGTTCGATTCTCGCTCCGGGCACCATTTCGGAATTCATCCGGAAATCGTTTGTTTCCCCCGGTTCCCCTTCTCCGACGGGATTCCCGTAAACCGCACAATTATTTTTTCGCTCAATTTCCTTTCGATTCCAAATCTTTATCTGCCACGCCATAGCTGCGATAAAAAAATGAAAAATGCTTCAGAGATGGTGATAAAAAGCAGTACCCCCCTGCTGACAGCCAGCAAGCCGTGTCTGCCTTATGCGCGGGCGCAAGGGAATGACCCGGAAAGCGGTACATACACTGATGATCAGAATTTCTGTTTTTATCCTTATTTTTATCAGCACGGCGCTTACTTTTTCTCACGCAGCCCGGGGCGATGACGCAAATCGTCCGATCCCTTTTCCGCCGGATTCGGTCTGGTTTTACAACCGGGATATGAAAAAAGTGACCCCCCGGATCAGCCCTGAATGGGTGGCAGTGGCCTTTTCCGTCCCGTCTGGCGGAGAGGCGGCCCTGTCTGAGGCGGCCCGCCGAATCCTCCGCCAAGATGCCGATCTTACGGACTTTTTTTGTGATGCTGATCTCAGGCCGGACGCCTGTTTTTTCAGACTGCGCCGGGGGATGACGGAAAAGGCGCGGCAACACCTGATGGTCCGCCTCGGTGAAACGGAATCCGTCCGGTATGTCCATCCCACCCTCCGTCTCAGGGAAAAGACCGTGGCGTTTTTCGACACCATCGGGCTGACGTGGAAAGCCGGCGTGGACAGTGCCGCAAAAGAGCGGCTGGCGGCCCAGGCCGGTATCACGCCCCTGAACGGCGATCTCTGGCGGGTCGGTCTTTTCCGCACCGCCTATTTTACAGCCCTGAACCTGCTGGCTCAGGATATCCGGGTGGCAGAAGTGTGGCCGGTCTGGGTCACGGTCACGCCCTCGGTCCGGGCCGAACTGCGGCTGGCGGTGAACGGCGGCAATATCGGCGACAGAATTCCCTTCACCCTCCGCATCGTTTTTTCAGATATCATCCGCATTGATCCGGCCGCCCTGACCCACATTGATCTGAGGCCGCAGGGTATTCAGAAAGAATTGTGTGATATTGAGTTTGCACCCTTTGACTATGTTCGCATCACTGAAAAAAGCCCCGTCGAGATACAGGGCCGGATCGCGCTCTGGGCGCCGGGCGAATTTTCAGTGCCGCCGGTCACGATTCCCTATACCTGCCGGACCTGCCCGGACACGCGGGTAAGATCGGTCAGAACAGCGCCCCGGCCCCTGAAGATCGCATCGTTCCTGCCATCACATGATGCGAAAAAAGATCTGATTGTGCCGGAGGAGAACCTGTCCCCGGATTTTCGGATTCATGTTTACCATCAGGCGGCAGGAAGGCATCTGGCGCTGGCGTGGCTGGGATTCCTCATGGCTGCGGGAGCTGTTCTATGGCGCTGCATCCAGACGTATCGGACCGAACAACGGAAGGCCGCCACGCAGGCGATATCCGGGACCGATCTGGCCCTGGAAGCGCTACAGGCATTTCTCAGCCGGGAGGTGTCCGGTCCCCACTGGGTTTACATGGCAGAAGCCGGGAAGCTGTTCCGGGTTTTTCTGACAGAAAAATACCATATGGACCGGTTGCCGGAGGGCGGCACGGGCGCGCTGTTTTTCAATGCGGCGCGGGCGTTCCTGCCCCCGGAATTGAGAGCAGGTGTTGGGGAACTGCTACGGAACATAGACGATGCGGCCGCTCTCGAAACCGGTTTTTCCGATGAAATTGCGGATTTCCGAAACCGGATGAACGCCCTTGCAATGGCGATACATATCGGTTCGGATGGCGATGGGGCCTATGGTGCCTGACGGGAATTTTGAATATCCCTGGGCGCTGATGCTCCTGTTCGGCATCCCGCTGGTCTTTTACCGGAAGCGCGGCGGAACGGCCAGGGCATTTTCTGCAATATCGCTTATCAGCAGCGTCCCCGAACCCGGATGGTTCAGACGGCACGGCCCGGATCTGCTGGGCGGGCTGTTCTTGGCCACCGCCGTTCTGGGAATTGCCAATTTCCGGTATTCGGCTTCCTGGCAGGGCACGGAACTGGAATCCCGGTGGATTATGATGGTTCAGGATCTCTCCGGGTCCATGAACCGGCCTGCGGGGGGCGGAGGCGGTAAAACCCTGGGTGATGCCGCACTGGCAGGCATCCGGGCTTTTATCGATATGCGGGAGGCCGACGACCTGATCGGCCTGATCGCCTTTTCCAGCTATGCCAAGCTGATTTCGCCGCCCACCTTTGATAAAAAAGTCCTGAAACAGAAGCTCGGCCTGCTGGACCGGACCTCAGACTCGGTGATCTTCCGGGAACTGACCGCAGGCGGGGCCACCAACGCCTCATATGCCACATGGCTGGCCCTCTGCACATTTTTCATGCTGCTCCCGGAAGAACACCAGCTTACCTTTGAGGAGATGGACGATTTCCGGTATGCGCTTCTGGGCACAACCCTTGAGTCCGTAAGCATCCCTGAAAAACTGAGGCGGGCGGAATTCGGCCATGGCATGGCGGTGGTGCTGTTCACCGATGGCCGGATCGAAGCAGGCAAAAGCGATGCGGATGTGCGAAAGGGGCTGCCCAATTTTGTCAATGTGATAAAGCTGATGCGGAAGCTTGGGATAAAATTCTACCTGATCGCCCTGAACCGGGACGTTCACCCGGATGTCAGATCAGCCCTTGAAGAGAGGCCGGACGGTGAGGGGGCCGGGCGGATTTTTTACATGCCACGGGGGTTCAGCCCGGAGAAAATAGCGGAAGTGTATGAAAAAATTCACCGGATGGAGAAAAACCGGCTTCTGGTCCGGTTTTACAAGAAACAGAAGGCGACACGGGGCATCTTCGCCCTGGCCGCGGCCATTCTGCTGGCCGCATACGGCTTTCTCACGGTGTCTCCCGGCTTCAGGCGGGTGTAGCGCTCTGTCAGCATTGAAATTGTGGGTTGGGAGTGCCGGGGCGAGGAGTGCATGAGCCTTGCTCATGCGCGTTTCGGAAAAGGCATGAGTAGTGCGCTGTCAACATTGAAATTGTGGGTTGGAAGAGCCGAAGCGGGGAGTGCATGAGCCTTGCTCATGCGCGTTTCGGAAAAGGCATGAGTGGGACTCATGCACTCCCCGGTTTTCCGAACTCACAAAAACAAAGCTGACAGAGCAGTAGTGTGCCGTCAGGGTTTGAGTGACGGGTTGTTTATCGCCTGAATCCGATAAAATCGGACATTCATTGCCCGTTATCTTAATGTTGGCAGAACAGTAGTTCGTCCTTGCAATTTTCAACCGCGCAACATCAATGCGCACCGGATATCCCCACGGGGCGTCGGAGTTTGCATGAATAAAACAGCATCCCTCATATGGTCAGTTCTGGCGCTGCTCTTTGCGGTCTTCGGCATTTGGCAGATGTCCCGATACACCGACCTTCACCGCCTTGAGATGAACAACCGGCACATCCGGCACGAATTGGAGCTCGCGGACCGCCTGGACGATCCGGCCCCTGCGGCTGAACGCTACAGAAAGCTGAACGCCCCGTTTTCCGAAGTCGGCCTCAGAATTCTGAACCGGGAATGGCAGATGGCCCTGGATGATTTGCACCGGATCGGCCCTGCCAGAGGCAATGCCGCCCTGCAGTCGGATGTTCCGGCGCTTTTTGCGGCGTTGAAAACCCGGATGGACCGGATGGCGGATGCGTGCGGCGCGCTTGTGAACAGGGAAGAGGCCCTGCCGGAGAAGGTCCGGTGGCGGGTTTATAATCTCAGGGGCGCGATTCACCTGATGGCTGCCTACACCGTGCTGGAGACGGAGCAGAATGAAAAAAAGGCCGTGGGGCTGATGAAGGCCGCCATATCGGATTTCAAATCCGCCGTTGCCGGTGCGGACCGCTCGGAAACAGCCGGTCCGAAGCGGAATATCCCCCGATGGAACCTGGAACTGCTCGTCAGCCGGGCCAATATCCGAAAGATCGGTTTTACACGGACTGACGCCCAGCGCCGCCTGGATCTGAGAGAGAATCTGGAGACGATGATCCCGGAAAGGGGGGGCTATGCGGCAGGGGAACCAACGGAGCGGAAGGTCGAGAAATAGGCATGGGGTTTGAGCAGGCCGGGTATCTGGGATTTCTTGCCACCATCCCCTGTTTTCTGTTTTTCGCCGTGCGCGCCTTTCGCCGCTCGGACCGGTGGCTGCGACAATTCGCAGGCATACACAAAGCCCGGTTTCCCTGGGCGGTTTCCACGGGCTTTTTCTGCATGGCCCTGGCATCTGTCTCCCTGTCCCTGTCCGGCCCGAAGATGGCGTATGAGAAAACGATCTTTGCCCGCTCCGGGATCGCCCTGGCCGTGGGAATTGACGTGTCAAAATCCATGCTGGCCGAAGACACGGCCTTTCCCGAAGCGGAAAAAAAGGGTTTCCGCCCGCTCAACCGGCTCAACCGGGCGCGGGCCTTTGCCATGAACCTGGTTTCCCGCCTGGACGGGGAGCAGATCGGGATTTTCATTTTTGCCCGGAAGGGCATCGAGATGGTCCCGCTGACTTCGGATTACGGCTATTGCCGCTATATGATCAGACACATCAGCGCCTCGGATATCAGCGTACCCGGAAGCGATCTGGCGGCCGCCATTGAGACGGGAATTTCCATGCTCGGCAGCGCCGCTCCGGGCAGGGCAGGGGCCGTGATTCTGATTTCGGACGGGGAAGATGTGAACCCGGACCGGTTTCTGTTCCGGGCGGCGGCCCAACAGGCAGCAGGGCAGGGGA
This window encodes:
- a CDS encoding vWA domain-containing protein gives rise to the protein MGFEQAGYLGFLATIPCFLFFAVRAFRRSDRWLRQFAGIHKARFPWAVSTGFFCMALASVSLSLSGPKMAYEKTIFARSGIALAVGIDVSKSMLAEDTAFPEAEKKGFRPLNRLNRARAFAMNLVSRLDGEQIGIFIFARKGIEMVPLTSDYGYCRYMIRHISASDISVPGSDLAAAIETGISMLGSAAPGRAGAVILISDGEDVNPDRFLFRAAAQQAAGQGITLFSVGTGSPGGSLIPIRFPDRGYYTDDEGRYLKTRSEAGNLRYISDLTGGQYVEVNEKGGAERLMAAILSGAENARDTRQTRREWFDLSPVFLLGAIFCFVAGWFAER
- a CDS encoding GNA1162 family protein, yielding MSGFYNRIAVRRRICRFVLGLLAMLLLAGCFGKTSIPCRSLGKSLLYGDLPRSVAVLPFNNHTDTEGISERVRTSFYSHLSTLPYRDVEFRIVDEKLREYGIRTQSALYKVPVTRLGRILGCDALVYGDVTEFQRIFAGIYSSMNVGAAIQIWDTRTGRKLWTDEYVIRNHEGGVPLTLVDLPLITVRSGMNLRQAAKIRAIDDLARQLVARIPKPRAVRYSETNIYEYELQVGAFFEPNRALRFQNTLRHKGYPAFIRKNTDAGGGVWHRVLLGPYKNREKALQVKKKIFQDFGANCLISRGNT
- the purB gene encoding adenylosuccinate lyase, with protein sequence MEISALEAISPVDGRYRRATEKLGNYFSEGALIRYRVQVEIEYFIALCELPLPQLTAFDATRFGALRAVYREFTPEDGAKIKGIEKITNHDVKAVEYFIKEKFDALGLADYKEFIHFGLTSQDVNNTAVPLSLKDAWQDVLEPALGDVIAQITEKAQAWKAIPMLARTHGQPASPTSLGKEIYVFADRLSRQMELIRTVPFSAKFGGATGNFNAHHVAYPDTDWIAFGERLVNDVLGLSRSKVTTQIEHYDNLGAFFDNLKRINTILIDMNRDIWAYISMEYFKQKIKAGEVGSSAMPHKVNPIDFENAEGNLGIANAIFEHLSAKLPISRLQRDLTDSTVIRNIGVPIAHTMIALGSLRRGLSKLILNEAKLRADLQDNWAVVAEAIQTILRREGYPNPYEALRDLTRTNARMDQQVIADFIRTLNVSEAVRSELLNITPETYTGIYSF
- a CDS encoding vWA domain-containing protein, with translation MQWRYISVRMAMGPMVPDGNFEYPWALMLLFGIPLVFYRKRGGTARAFSAISLISSVPEPGWFRRHGPDLLGGLFLATAVLGIANFRYSASWQGTELESRWIMMVQDLSGSMNRPAGGGGGKTLGDAALAGIRAFIDMREADDLIGLIAFSSYAKLISPPTFDKKVLKQKLGLLDRTSDSVIFRELTAGGATNASYATWLALCTFFMLLPEEHQLTFEEMDDFRYALLGTTLESVSIPEKLRRAEFGHGMAVVLFTDGRIEAGKSDADVRKGLPNFVNVIKLMRKLGIKFYLIALNRDVHPDVRSALEERPDGEGAGRIFYMPRGFSPEKIAEVYEKIHRMEKNRLLVRFYKKQKATRGIFALAAAILLAAYGFLTVSPGFRRV
- a CDS encoding AAA family ATPase — translated: MKILSVRFENINTLRGEWEIHFDRSPLADAGIFAITGPNGAGKTTILDAITLALYGKTARQKTGRTQVISPGTADGFAEVAFSVDGACYRSRWSVRRTGPPEMCLTADDGTVLADKISGVREEITRLTRLGFKRFCRSVMLAQGEFAAFLNAMDSERGEILENITGPEICEEFSQDILRRAEAAGEERLRLREAIENLPPVNDRQTDEIRERCDRIEAESDETDRLIADLEARKRRAARQAHLQDTCDTCQIALSQAQMKTEQIQPDLVRLEKARRAAPLQAEIDDLDAQKQAADAALETVKTLSSEIPALENRLREIEAEERANRAALEAAQTAMNDRADLIGEALALDRAIEEKERQFRENVEAYEASERKQNENLQQQSEIRQTISEALSRREETEAWLKKHAACEKLEAELPDITTRMAQLNQIREKRAAVQRRRESALTGTQKAADAVAKAERRVRVLKEKTEQLSAQNREKAGAVASLLEQGSARGLEEAWQQQKEKLAVCKQLLRLRKKYERQVTRKREDFLKTEKALTDAEAACGRLEERTQQAENIREVLAETVRRHEEILKFSAEREQLRAGEACPLCGAADHPFIRQGLPFDGDPRRALADQEEKLAALRSETEAHMAEMADYRSRLRVDTALREQWDRLCERLDERLSIENPERLKQVTQALRSEIRRQKTRLRVVRKGERQAEKMRHSVQRKADKLSEKTAALERLTHELSIQKGVVSALDGEIGTIQDEEAEQAKQLWTLLRKYGEAVPRSGETAALTQRLSDQKAEYGAQADRRDRSEREVRALEERAADLPEELRQLKEQTDTLAPLIKKIQDERTDLKEKRGALSGDGDPLAEKAALEDDIRTRTDSVREMASEKAQRMQTLSQKQALKQQAELSSREAEEKRDRLEKTLAARALSAGFNSIGEVREHMMPAPQQQEIEAARLAAERDIRQANVRLEKAREAFEASQARTPEAESPDAPDWELQEARKRRDTLADELSTVRQSLQQQEALKTEHQEKRAALESCEKEWQQLEAARSMVASGNESAMKTQVRQLVFERLIEQSNRYLESLNGRYAVRQSEGLGLDIRDAAQGGQTRPVSTLSGGESFLISLALALGLSDLAGESRRIGSLFIDEGFGYLDDDTLYRVIATLKKIRVSGKVVGVISHIRRMAEEIPTQIRISREPGGDARIEVIA